The proteins below are encoded in one region of Pseudomonas anguilliseptica:
- a CDS encoding VOC family protein: MKYNHIGIPTTERFEGEIDLPHLKMTVSDHLNNPFGIQWQRYWADAPYPDLVKSVPHVAFVTDDLSTAIEGQKILIAPNSPSEGLTVAFIEVNGAPVELMQYDKERPTHHSTGPAQTAAQAGEFKR; the protein is encoded by the coding sequence ATGAAATACAACCACATTGGCATTCCTACAACGGAACGGTTCGAAGGCGAGATCGATCTACCTCACTTGAAGATGACGGTTAGCGACCACCTCAACAATCCGTTTGGCATCCAGTGGCAAAGATACTGGGCGGATGCCCCATACCCCGACTTGGTCAAATCGGTGCCTCATGTCGCTTTCGTGACAGATGATCTGTCTACCGCGATTGAAGGGCAGAAAATCCTGATTGCTCCCAATAGCCCAAGCGAAGGATTGACGGTAGCTTTTATCGAAGTAAATGGTGCCCCGGTTGAATTGATGCAATATGACAAAGAGCGCCCAACCCATCATTCCACCGGACCTGCGCAAACAGCCGCGCAGGCCGGTGAATTCAAACGTTAG